A single region of the Arthrobacter sp. zg-Y20 genome encodes:
- a CDS encoding F0F1 ATP synthase subunit B — MNEALILAAEEGANPLIPNIWEILVTLLGFAVLMFIVVKFVVPMFEKTYAERTEAIEGGLKKAEAAQAEASAALDEYKQQLIDARTEANRIREEARAEGAQILADLKAKAGAESARIMEQSHVAIEAERQAAVVSLRSEVGTLATELAGKIVGESLADDARAARVVDRFLDDLESQNAGAVQ, encoded by the coding sequence GAACGAGGCACTAATCCTCGCCGCTGAAGAAGGCGCGAATCCTCTGATCCCAAACATCTGGGAGATCCTCGTAACACTGCTTGGCTTCGCTGTGCTGATGTTCATCGTGGTCAAGTTCGTCGTCCCGATGTTCGAGAAGACGTACGCAGAGCGTACCGAGGCCATCGAAGGCGGACTCAAGAAGGCCGAAGCCGCACAGGCTGAGGCCAGCGCGGCCCTGGATGAATACAAGCAGCAGCTGATCGATGCCCGCACCGAGGCCAACCGGATCCGTGAGGAAGCACGCGCCGAAGGCGCCCAGATCCTCGCTGATCTCAAGGCCAAGGCAGGCGCCGAATCCGCCCGCATCATGGAACAGTCCCACGTCGCCATTGAGGCGGAGCGCCAGGCAGCTGTCGTTTCCCTCCGCAGCGAAGTGGGCACCCTCGCCACGGAGCTGGCAGGCAAGATCGTAGGCGAGTCCCTCGCCGACGATGCCCGTGCTGCCCGTGTAGTTGACCGCTTCCTTGACGACCTGGAATCCCAGAACGCAGGTGCGGTCCAGTAA